Proteins co-encoded in one Ictalurus furcatus strain D&B chromosome 9, Billie_1.0, whole genome shotgun sequence genomic window:
- the tmem121aa gene encoding transmembrane protein 121 produces MVLPPPDKQHVCLTTIVIMTSMAVMDAYLVEQNQGPRKIGVCIIVLVGDICFLIVLRYVAVWVGAEVRTAKRGYAMILWFLYIFVLEIKLYFVFQNYKAERQTVETVARKALTLLLSVCVPGLYFVLVALDSMEYVRTFRKKEDMRGRLFWVALDLLDVLDIQANLWEPQRTGLPIWAEGLMFFYCYILLLILPCVSLSEISMQVEHMFPKKMMLYPVLSLVVINIVTILIRGVNMVLFQDSRVSTIFIGKNIVAIATKACTFLEYHRQVKEFPPQDPVTIAMEIQQNSGPHNQKLPNPTTSFPEEPAPPHEIIDT; encoded by the coding sequence ATGGTTTTGCCTCCCCCTGACAAGCAGCACGTGTGTCTAACTACCATCGTCATCATGACCAGCATGGCTGTCATGGATGCTTACCTGGTGGAGCAGAACCAGGGTCCACGTAAGATTGGAGTTTGCATTATTGTATTGGTAGGGGACATTTGCTTTCTTATAGTTTTGCGCTATGTTGCTGTTTGGGTAGGGGCTGAGGTGAGAACTGCAAAGCGCGGCTATGCCATGATCCTCTGGTTCCTTTATATCTTTGTTCTAGAGATAAAACTTTACTTTGTTTTTCAAAACTACAAGGCCGAGCGCCAGACTGTAGAGACTGTCGCTCGGAAAGCTTTGACTTTGCTGCTTTCAGTTTGTGTTCCAGGGCTGTATTTTGTCCTGGTGGCCCTGGATAGCATGGAATACGTGAGAACTTTTCGGAAGAAAGAAGACATGCGAGGTCGATTGTTCTGGGTGGCACTGGACTTGCTGGACGTGCTGGACATCCAGGCCAACTTGTGGGAACCGCAGCGAACAGGACTGCCCATCTGGGCTGAGGGACTAATGTTCTTTTACTGTTACATACTTCTGCTGATTCTGCCATGTGTGTCTCTCAGCGAGATCAGTATGCAGGTTGAGCACATGTTCCCAAAGAAGATGATGCTTTACCCTGTTCTCAGCCTTGTCGTCATTAATATTGTTACGATTCTCATCCGTGGGGTCAACATGGTGCTTTTCCAAGATAGCCGCGTCTCCACCATCTTTATCGGCAAGAACATAGTGGCCATAGCCACCAAGGCCTGCACGTTCCTGGAGTATCATCGGCAGGTTAAGGAGTTCCCGCCACAAGACCCGGTAACTATCGCTATGGAGATACAGCAGAACTCAGGGCCACACAATCAAAAGCTGCCAAATCCTACTACTAGCTTCCCAGAAGAGCCAGCACCCCCCCATGAGATCATTGACACGTGA
- the pth2 gene encoding tuberoinfundibular peptide of 39 residues — protein MMSLALTPRPALLLIVLMHMSLNTSAFPQPFQRISPSDGQDSIQEQWKVLYPSISLRDWSVQMLSSPDFGGADPRTEQLPVEEWIPLSQSQMEEKLMKGWPGDWQQRVGNQEKRNIVVADDAAFREKSKLLTAMERQKWLNSYMQKLLVVNSK, from the exons ATGATGTCTCTAGCTCTAACTCCACGCCCTGCGCTTTTACTCATTGTCCTGATGCATATGAGCCTGAATACTTCTGCTTTCCCCCAACCCTTCCAGAG aaTATCCCCTTCAGATGGCCAGGATTCTATACAGGAGCAATGGAAGGTCCTCTACCCTTCCATCTCACTCCGTGACTGGAGTGTCCAAATGTTGTCCAGCCCAGACTTCGGTGGTGCAGACCCCAGAACGGAGCAGCTGCCTGTGGAAGAGTGGATCCCCCTTAGCCAATCACAGATGGAGGAGAAACTGATGAAGGGATGGCCAGGAGACTGGCAGCAGCGGGTGGGCAACCAAGAAAAGCGAAACATTGTGGTGGCAGATGATGCAGCATTCAGAGAGAAGAGTAAGCTTCTCACAGCCATGGAGAGACAAAAATGGTTAAACTCATACATGCAGAAACTGCTGGTAGTTAACTCAAAATAG
- the rin3 gene encoding ras and Rab interactor 3 yields MLSSATATSPTVIPKPTAPSSLLSDCSSSPKSTPPLQLVDISVTPTPLNPQKSTSPPLPLSPPFSIRKPQSSLPPSNSKPSVPSQHKAKAPKPTCPPLPAQQPSAIPKASSTAMPKAPPRPTSKPHQRPPPPLTSKTPVVPSPPVQTQKSAHPSISILEKLIKTCPVWLQLGMTKERATHILSKEMPGIFLVRRDRGQSLMVVSIRLPDQQGVPQILDLHVKEERGMLYLEGSVLVFDNIFKLVAFYCVSRDMLPFTLKLPQAIIQAIKYEDMEVISTLGVEFWGSELNSHIREDLSKSADRSVSGEIKLSSVNDHLWYINPIFIEEYYNSLPPNSPPPILRSQSLNMPVQALPKFKRPPPLPPRPLTIFEDALTQVSTKVAREKFTSEDSSLLLLSSPPPAVQKEEGSQCGYKKAEGTLLPSTEAETWYKQDAAQPPLSEATKQGSGAFSHKIPPVPVRRRISEGQLSGEEVQPEPLKEIVCTSVAAETNEDPSAALSLICLDDSSIDQWVSGQSGQSKTPQEEDLGDQSKISNGDSTVNMLPVIDMKKPGAPVPPPRRKRPSHTAIIITQDASNTTEGVTQELSHITPQPTPILQNFCVTAEHHKAPDVSLFAPEGGAPQPDHDSYSTSSTEEEAEPTPMGALVKRSPTVMLDRAKQRLSMVNFSTVFTNFMSTDRKLQKRIVELARDGNTYFGNLVQDYRAFTLDTMKRHSSSTEMLQEIRQMMTQLKSYLIQSTELQNLQELATYSEEKLEIIIEASLYKSVLKPLREAIYNGLRDIHSRAGTLKKLKENQQILLGTTTTDLGVTTCVPDSPVMEKIQGKLGNLHQEYSPQKKIDLLLKTCKIIYESMSVGCPGKPHGADDFLPVLMYVLARCNMSALLLDVEYMMELMDPALQLGEGSYYLTTTYGALEHIKNYDKQAASRQLSLEIQDSIHRWERRRTLNKARASHSSIQDFITVSFLEACSNTKTLGVDPNTTARDLSAQCAEKFEVLDPDSYCLSVLVDGHYQPLTPDELPLAIKSSLHHSEPRKEYYFVYQHGRWPVEETDKQIPHTPESTPAQEESLI; encoded by the exons ATGTTGTCCTCGGCTACTGCTACATCACCCACTGTCATCCCCAAACCTACAGCCCCATCTTCTTTGCTTTCCGACTGTTCTTCCTCACCAAAATCTACACCACCACTCCAATTGGTTGACATTTCAGTTACCCCAACTCCACTAAATCCCCAAAAGTCCACCTCCCCTCCGCTGCCTCTCTCGCCTCCTTTCTCAATTCGAAAACCCCAAAGTTCTCTGCCACCTTCTAACTCCAAACCTTCTGTCCCTTCTCAACATAAAGCAAAGGCTCCTAAACCCACATGCCCACCTCTCCCAGCACAGCAGCCATCAGCAATCCCCAAAGCTTCCTCTACAGCCATGCCCAAAGCCCCTCCACGGCCAACCTCTAAACCTCATCAGAGACCCCCACCACCACTTACTTCAAAAACGCCCGTTGTACCATCCCCACCTGTCCAAACTCAGAAATCAGCCCATCCCAGCATTAGCATCTTAGAGAAGCTGATCAAGACATGTCCAGTGTGGCTACAGCTGGGAATGACCAAGGAAAGAGCTACTCATATACTCAGCAAAGAGATGCCTGGG ATCTTTTTAGTGAGGAGGGACCGTGGCCAGTCACTGATGGTGGTGTCAATTCGTCTTCCAGACCAGCAGGGAGTTCCCCAGATCCTGGACTTGCATGTGAAAGAGGAAAGGGGAA TGCTGTATCTTGAAGGCTCTGTCCTGGTCTTTGACAACATATTTAAACTAGTTGCATTCTACTGTGTTAGTCG GGACATGCTTCCCTTTACCCTGAAATTACCTCAGGCCATCATCCAGGCAATTAAATATGAAGACATGGAGGTGATCTCCACACTAGGAGTAG AATTCTGGGGCTCAGAGCTGAATAGTCACATTCGGGAAGATTTGAGTAAATCTGCAGACCGCAGTGTCTCCGGAGAGATTAAGCTTTCCTCTGTAAATGACCATCTTTGGTACATTAACCCCATCTTCATTGAGGAATACTATAACAGTCTGCCTCCTAACTCTCCTCCACCTATCCTGAGGTCCCAAAGCCTCAACATGCCTGTTCAGGCTCTGCCAAAATTCAAGAGGCCCCCACCACTTCCTCCACGCCCACTTACAATTTTTGAAGATGCATTGACACAAGTGTCAACCAAGGTGGCCAGAGAGAAGTTTACGTCAGAGGATTCTTCACTTCTCTTGCTCAGTTCTCCTCCGCCTGCGGTGCAAAAAGAGGAAGGAAGTCAATGTGGGTATAAAAAGGCTGAGGGAACTCTATTACCCAGCACTGAGGCAGAAACGTGGTACAAACAAGATGCGGCACAACCACCTCTAAGTGAAGCAACAAAACAGGGTAGCGGTGCCTTTTCACACAAGATTCCCCCAGTCCCAGTTCGACGCCGGATATCAGAAGGCCAACTTTCAGGAGAAGAAGTCCAGCCGGAACCTTTAAAGGAAATTGTCTGTACATCTGTAGCAGCAGAGACCAATGAGGATCCTAGTGCTGCTTTGTCTCTCATTTGCCTTGATGACAGTAGCATTGACCAATGGGTGAGTGGACAGTCGGGACAGTCTAAAACACCACAAGAGGAAGATCTGGGCGATCAGTCAAAAATTTCAAATGGAGATTCCACTGTGAATATGCTTCCAGTAATCGACATGAAGAAGCCTGGTGCTCCAGTGCCAcctcctaggagaaaacgtccgTCTCATACTGCGATCATAATTACCCAAGATGCCAGTAATACCACTGAAGGTGTCACCCAAGAGCTCAGCCACATCACTCCGCAGCCCACTCCAATactccagaacttttgtgtcACTGCAGAGCACCACAAAGCTCCAGATGTGTCATTATTTGCCCCTGAAGGAGGTGCTCCCCAGCCGGATCATGACTCCTACTCCACAAGCAGCACAGAGGAAGAGGCAGAGCCTACCCCGATGGGTGCCTTGGTGAAGAGGTCACCCACTGTTATGCTAGATCGTGCTAAGCAGCGGCTCTCCATGGTGAACTTCTCCACCGTCTTCACAAACTTCATGAGTACTGACCGCAAGCTTCAGAAACGGATTGTGGAGCTTGCTAGAGATGGGAACACATACTTTGGTAACCTGGTACAGGACTACCGGGCCTTTACGCTGGACACTATGAAGAGGCATTCATCCAGTACAGAGATGCTCCAAGAGATCAGACAAATGATGACACAGCTCAAAAGCTATCTGATCCAAAGCACAGAGCTGCAGAATCTGCAGGAGCTAGCTACTTATTCTGAGGAGAAACTGG AGATAATCATTGAGGCATCACTTTATAAGAGTGTTCTGAAGCCCTTACGAGAGGCAATATATAATGGACTGAGGGACATCCACTCCCGTGCAGGCACTCTGAAGAAGCTCAAGGAAAATCAGCAGATACTGCTGGGCACCACCACCACTGATTTGGGTGTGACCACCTGTGTTCCTGACTCACCTGTCATGGAAAAGATCCAGGGGAAGTTGGGAAACTTGCATCAGGAATACTCACCTCAGAAGAAAATCGACCTGCTCCTCAAGACATGCAAGATCATATATGAGTCCATGTCTGTGGGCTGCCCAG GAAAGCCTCATGGTGCAGATGACTTCCTGCCTGTACTGATGTACGTACTGGCTCGTTGCAACATGTCTGCACTGCTGCTTGATGTGGAGTATATGATGGAACTGATGGACCCTGCACTACAGCTTGGAGAAG GCTCATACTATCTCACCACCACATATGGAGCTCTGGAGCATATCAAAAACTATGATAAGCAGGCAGCTTCCAGGCAGCTCAGTTTGGAAATCCAGGACTCTATTCATCGATGGGAGCGTCGCCGCACTCTTAATAAGGCACGTGCCTCACACTCATCCATACAG gatTTCATCACTGTCTCTTTCTTGGAGGCATGTTCTAACACAAAGACTTTGGGTGTAGATCCCAACACCACTGCTCGGGACCTGAGTGCTCAGTGTGCAGAGAAGTTTGAAGTGCTGGATCCTGACTCCTACTGTCTGAGTGTGCTAGTGGATGGCCACTACCAACCCCTGACTCCCGATGAGTTACCACTCGCTATCAAATCCAGCCTGCACCACAGTGAGCCACGCAAGGAATATTACTTTGTGTACCAACATGGACGCTGGCCAGTAGAGGAAACTGACAAGCAAATACCGCATACCCCTGAATCAACACCTGCCCAGGAGGAGAGTTTGATCTGA
- the LOC128613104 gene encoding synaptosomal-associated protein 23 isoform X2, translating to MADMSVEDITMRANQVTDESLESTRRMLQMAEESRETGNKTIVMLDQQGEQLRHVEQGMDQINQDMRQAEKNLTDLSKCCGLCVCPCDRVRSIESDGRYKRTWGAGSENASTEGGDGGVVSSQPANYRNGQATTAAASGPYVKRVMNDAREDEMEENLEQVGSIIGNLKNMALDMGNEIDKQNKTIDRINDKADMNKARIDEANQRANKLL from the exons tcTCTTGAAAGCACTAGACGGATGCTGCAAATGGCAGAGGAG AGCAGGGAGACGGGAAATAAAACCATAGTCATGTTGGATCAGCAGGGAG AACAACTGCGGCATGTGGAGCAAGGCATGGATCAGATCAATCAGGACATGAGACAGGCTGAGAAGAACCTGACCGACCTGTCAAAGTgctgtggcctgtgtgtctgtccctGTGATAG AGTGAGGTCTATTGAGAGTGACGGGCGGTACAAGCGCACTTGGGGCGCTGGAAGTGAAAATGCCAGCACagagggaggtgatggaggcGTGGTTTCCAGCCAACCAGCCAACTACCGCAATGGCCaggcaacaacagcagcagcttcCGGTCCCTATGTAAAGAG AGTAATGAATGACGCCCGTGAAGATGAGATGGAGGAGAACCTGGAGCAGGTGGGCAGCATCATTGGGAATTTGAAGAACATGGCTCTGGACATGGGCAATGAGATTGACAAACAGAACAAGACTATTGACCGCATTAATGACAAG GCTGACATGAATAAAGCTCGAATTGACGAAGCCAACCAGAGAGCTAACAAGCTCCTGTAG